The following DNA comes from Oceanispirochaeta sp. M1.
CTGTTCCGGCTTAGAAAAAGGAGAATATCCATCTCCCGGGGGGAGAGATTCTGTTTTTCCTCTCCACGGCTTAAGATCTGATGGCTCCGGTCCAGTATCCAGGAGCCGAAGCGGAACAAATCAATCTCTTCTCCCTCTACATTGCTGCGGTGCAGATGAGCCCTTATACGGGCAACCAGTACAGCAGGACTGAAGGGTTTGGTGACATAATCATCCGCCCCGGCTCCGAAACCCATGATCTGATCAAGGTCTTCCTGTCTGGCTGATACAATAATGACCGGGGCCCGGCTGTATTTTCTCAATTCATTCAAGGTCTGGTAACCGTCTATACCAGGCAGGTTTATGTCCAGGACAACAAGATCAAATGCCCCATTGCTAAGCATTTCCAGAGCCTTCTCACCTGTTTCGGCCCAAGAGGTCTGGACCCCCTCTTTATTCAGGTAAAGGATCATTACATCAGCAATATCCTTTTCATCTTCTACAATCAGTATTTTCCCTTTCATCTCTCTGCTCTCTGCTTTGGTTATGTATATTGTAACAGATCAAGGGCAGTGAGGCTTTAGCCATAGATCTGAACAAATATGAACGGACTGTTCAGATTTGTTGATTTCCTGTTTATCCCCCTTAGCCCTGGAAATCCTTATATTCAAACGAGTGATGATTTAGAAATCACCCCCTCACTAAAAATTCGGGGATTACAGGAGTCTTATATGAAAAAGATGATAATCGGAATTACTTTAATATCTCTGATGATTCTGACAGGCTGTGGAACTAATACTGAAATCGCATCAAGGAGTCTTGAAGAACTGCATAAGGAGCAGGGTATCCCCGTAGAGTCCAGAACTCTGGCTTCTGAAAATTTTTCAACATACCTGAGTTTTACCTCCACTTTGACAGGAATTAAGGAATCCACCGGATCGGCCATGCTTTTAGATACAATAGAACATGTTCTGGTGGAAGTAGGGGATTTTGTTGAAAAGGATCAGATTATCCTTACCCTACCCAAAAGCAACCCTCAGGCTAACTACTATCAGTCCATGGCTGGATTTAATGCAGCAGAGCAGGCCTTTCACCGCATAGAGTCTCTCTATGCCAGTAACGGAATTTCCCGGCAGAATTATGATGACGCCAAAACCCAATACGAAGTGCAGCTTGCCAACTGGACTATGGTTCAGGATATGGTGGAAGTCAAAGCCCCTATCGCCGGATATGTCACAAGACTGGCTGTTCGGGAAGCGGATAATGTCAGTCCGGGACAGACCCTTTTCTCCATTTCCAATTATGACAGTCTTTCATCCAGGGTCTGGGTATCGGATCATGAGATAAGAAAAATCAACAAAGGTCAGAAAGTCAGTGCAAGCTGGGAAGGAAATACCCTGCAGGGAACAGTTACTCAGGTGGATCTGGCCCAGAATCCCGATAAAATGGCATTCGGAGTCAATGTCCTGTTTGATAACATGGATCATATTCTGCCCAGCGGTATAACTGCTGAAATCGATATTGAAACAAGTCTGAATCCCAATTCCATTGTACTTCATCGCCGGGAAATCCTGAATGACAATCAGGGAATGTATGTATTTATCAATGTTGATGGTACAGCCCAAAGGGTTAATATTCAGCCGGGGCTGAGGCAGGGTCTGTACTATCAGATTGCAGAAGGTCTTAACCCTGAGGATGAGTTGATTACTCAGGGACTGACACTTTTACATGACAACAGCCCTATCCATCTTCTCCAGGAAAATGAATCTCTGGCATTGATTCCGGAAAATTAAAAGATTCTCAATAATATCCATCCCTCTCCTCATTTCTGAAAGACTTCTGCTTTCTTGCACACAGCATCAGAGAGGGGGGGCGGGATTTTTTTATACCTTTTAAGGAGTTTTAAATTGTTTTTATCAGATATATCCATAAAGCGTCCTGTAATGATCACAATGGTCATGGCGGCATTGCTCTTGTTTGGTGTCATTGCCTATCTGGCCTTGCCTCTAAACCTTATGCCCGATGCCAAAATCCCCTACATCACGATTACAACCATTTACCCCGGAGCCTCCCCTGAACAGGTGGAGAGTCAGATTACAAAAAAAATTGAAGATGAAGTAGCGACTGTCAGTCTTATCAAGTCTATCCAGTCTTACAGTCTGAACAGCGCATCCATTACCTTACTCGAGTTTGACCTGGAAAAGGATCCCGATGTGGCTACCCAGGAAGTCAAAGACCGTATAGATTTCATAATCAATGACCTGCCCGATGCCGCAGAAGCACCTCTGGTAAGCAAGGTGGATATTACGGCATCCCCTGTGATGACCCTGGTATTGAAGGGGCAAATTGAGAGTACGGAACTCAACCATCTGGCAGAGAGTCAGGTCAAAGAGAAGCTGAGTCGTATAAAGGGTGTGGGAAGCGTCAATATTGTGGGAGGCGTGGACAGGGAAGTCCTTGTGGCTTTTGACAGTAAAACAGTGTATGAAAATTCTCTGAATCTCAGCCAGGTGGCAGGAATTCTGGCTTATGCCAATGTGGATATGCCGGGAGGAAATTTTCAGAATGAAAGCGAAGATTATGCTGTGAGCCTGCATGGACAGATTCAATCAGTCGAAGATTTAGCTGGGATCATGATTCCCGGCTCCGCAGGGATGAGAAAGCTGGACCAGCTGGCTGTGATTGAACCCACGGCTCAGGATGTGAAACATAGGGTAAGCTTCTTCAGCCGGGAAGGCGGTACAGCCGGAGAAACCGTTCTTTTGTCCATAGAGAAAAGTTCAGAGGGAAACCCCGTGGCTATCTCCAGGGAGGTGGTATCTCTTCTGCCAGAGCTCCAAAAGGCTCTCCCCTCGGGAGTTGAACTTTCCATAGCCTCCGATGATTCTGAGTTTATAGAGAATACGGTTAATGACACTCTGGGCAATATTATCCTGGGAATTCTCTTTACAGCAGCAATCCTGTTTTTTTTCCTTCATGACTTCCGTTCAACCCTGATCGTAGCCATAAGCATGCCCATGTCCATCATTCCAACCTTCATAATACTCCAGACCATGGGCATTACAATCAATATGATGTCCCTTATGGGCTTGTCCACCTCTGTGGGTGTCCTTGTTATGAACTCCGTAGTGGTTCTTGAGAATATATTCCGACACAAGAAGATGGGTGTTGATCGTAAAACCGCAGCCTCAAAAGGAACCTCCGAGGTTGTTGTAACAATTATTGCATCCACACTCACAAATATTGCTGTATTCCTTCCCATCGGAACCATGGGGGGGATTGTGGGCCTCACACTCAAAGATTTTGCTATGACCGTGGTAGTCTCCACAATATTCTCTCTGCTCATTTCCTTTACTCTCACTCCCATGCTGGCATCTCTTTTGATTCCTGATGGAGAGCAGAAAAAAGGGAAAATTTCCAGGGGAATAGAATCCTTTTTCAGCTCCCTGGAGAGGGGATATGCCCGGGCTCTTACAGCCATTTTAACTAACAAGAAAAGAAGTGGAGTCCTTGTGGGCTCTGTGCTGCTTTTATTTGTCCTTGCTATATTCTCTTTGAGCAGAATACCCTTTGAATTCACCCCCCCCATGGACAGCGGTGCCGTACGGGTAGAGGTGGAACTCCCTCAGGATGCATCTTTGGATCAGACAAAAACCCTTGTGGGGGAAATTGAAGATGTAATGGTCTCCTATGAAGAAGTGGATAGCTATACAGTTACCCTCGGGGAACTCTCCTCTTTAGACAGCGGAACGAATCTTACTGCCATTGACTTAAGCCTGGTGGATGCCGGATTGAGGAGGAGCAGCCGCTCTGTTGCATCCACTCTCTCTGGAGATCTGGCAAATATATCCAATGCTGTTATCCGGGTTACTGCGGTTGACGGATTCTCCCTGATGGGGAGTTATCCTATTGATTTTTATCTTCAGGCAGATGATGGTGCTGTCCTCCATACAGGTGCCGAGGAGTTCTACCGACGTCTCAAGGAAATTGATGGCCTGAGCTCAATCAATATGAGTCTTAAAAGCGGCAAACCTGAAATCATCCTGCAGCCGAACCGTCAAAAAGTTGCAGATGCAGGTATCACTGTGCAGGATCTGGCCCTGAGCATGAGGGCTGCCATAGAGGGGCTGACACTGACTCAGTTGAAAAGCGGAACCCGGGAATATGACATTCGTGTGGCTTTGATGGACTCAGATGTCTCCAGTTTTGAGCAAATCAGGACTATTCCCGTTTCTACTCCTGCAGGAATATACCCCCTCTCTCATTTTGCAGAGATAAGCATGGAAGAAGGGGTCAATAAGCTGCTGAGAACCGACAAATCGGGATCGGTCAACTTCACTTCCGGTATTGAAGAAGGCTTTGTTCTGGGAGATCTGACTGTAGAAATTGAAAATGCTTTTGAACAGATGGATAATTCCGAACTCTCACTCAAATGGTCCGGAAGTGCCGAGATGATGAAAGAAACCATCAGCGCCATGGCCTTTGCCTTCGGCATAGCCATCCTGCTGACCTATATGCTCCTGGCAGCCGTTCTTGAGAAATTCGGCCAGCCTCTTTTAATACTCTCTACCGTTCCTCTTTCTCTGATCGGGGTTGCTGGTATTTTTCTCTTAACAGGGATGACTCTCAATATGGTATCCATGATGGCAATCATCATGCTTGTGGGTATGGTTGTAAACAACGCCATCCTCATACTCGATTACACTAATCAGCTCCGCCGGGAAGGTATGAATATCCATGATGCTCTTATCAAGGCCTGTCCCGTAAAACTGCAGCCCATTTTGATGGCTAATATCGCTACAATGCTGGGGCTCATGCCCATGGCCCTGGGAATCGGTAAATCCGCTGCTGAGATGCGGCAGCCCATGGGTGTGGTCAGTATCGGCGGACTTCTGGCTGCCACATTGCTGACCCTGTTCTTCATACCTGCCGTGGAGAACATCGTTGAATCTAAAAAAGAAAAGGCTGACCATATAAAAGCCCTGAAGGATCAAATATGAAAAAAACAGCAACATTGCTTCTCCTGTCTATCCTGAGCTTCAGCTCTTTGCAGGCACAGGGGTTGGACCTGGATGATTATCTCCAGCTTATAGAGAAAAACAGCAAGGATCTTTACATGGCACGTCTAGACCAGGATCTGGCGGCTAACAAGGAAAATCAGGTCAGAGCAGCCAACCGTCCTATGGTCCAGGGACAGGCCGGATATAATCGTAACTTTCTGGAAATCGAACAACCCATGCCCGCTTATGCCGATGGTACAGCCGACTCCGCCGCCATAGGTATCTATCCCATCGCTTATGAGCCGGTTCGATATAACAGCGATAATGAATTTTCCCTTTCCGTGGGAGTTCAGCAAAACCTGTTTGATATGAAAATCACCAAGGCTCTCAAGGCCAGTCAGAAGTATCAGGACCTCACGGGCAGCATATACGAGGCCTCCCGGCAGGGAATCCTCACAGCCGGAAAAAAAGTCTATTACCAGACTATCCTCCTGGATGAGGTTTATAAGGTGAAGAAATCCACCGAAGACAACGCATATGAAACCTACCTGGATATTAAAAAGAGATATGAAAACGACCTGGCCTCGGAGTTGGAAGTGTTACAGGCCGAAGTTAACTGGCAAATCAATATTCCCGACAGCAGCCAGGCCGCCCGGAACCGAGATCTGGCCATGAGCAACCTCAAACATCTGGGAGGCATCGATCCTGATGAGAAACTCATCTTGACAGGAAGCCTCAGCTCATTTCCTGAAATTCCAACAGAAACAGAATTGGGCAGCATACTCAGCACAAGGCCGGACTACAATATTCTCATCAACCAGAGGGAATTGAACGATATCAATATCTCCATGGTTCGAGCCGAATTCTATCCCACCCTGGCGGCCTCCGCAGGATATGGCTGGCAGAAGCATACAAATGATTTTGACCTGGAAGACGGAATAGGAGCCCTGCAGGCAGGACTACAGCTCACCATCCCCATATTCTACGGTGGAAGTCGTTTTTCCAAACTGGAAGAGGCAAAGCTGGAACTTGATAAAACCCGCATGTCCATCCTCAAAAAACAGGATGATGTTCAAACCGAGATCAATAACCTCAGGCTTCTTTTGGAAGAATCATCATCAAGAATAGAGGTCGCCCAGACCACATTGAAAATAGCTAAGAAAGCCTACGGAATAATGGAAATCTCCTCAAGGAACGGTCTGGCTACCCAGTTGGACTTAAAGGATGCCCTCCTTAATCTGGACGGAGCCCAATTAAACTATTACAAAGCCATATACGACTATCTGGAAGCCTATTTCAACTATCAGCAGGCTGTGGGAGAGGGGGGCTTGCTTTTCCCCTGAAAATTCAAAAATCCATTATATTTTTCATATATTCCTGCTATAAAGAATCATGATTTCATCTCAAGGTAAAAGGGCCCTCCTCACAGATGGACCCTTACTCAAACAGCTCCTGTCTCTCACCTGGCCGAATATAGGCGGTCTGCTGGGAATCATGATCTTTAATCTTACTGATACCTACTTTGTTTCCCGTATGGGAACAGAACCACTGGCAGCCATGGGATTTACATTTCCGGTTGTCATGATTATCGGTTCGGCCGCATCGGGAATCAGTCTTGGAGCAGGCTCTGTCCTTTCCCGTGCCATGGGGGAGGGGAATCATCACCTGATGAAGAGAACCGCCACAGACGGCATCCTTCTGTCAGTCATTCTGGTCGCTTTTATCAGTATTGCTGGACTCCTGACTCTGGACCCCCTGTTTCGTCTTATGGGAGCTTCCGGTGAATCCCTCACTCTTGTTAAAGAATATATGTTTATATGGTATCTGGGAGCCATAACGATCACCATGCCTCCCATCTCCGACAGCTGTCTGAGGGCAACAGGAGATATGATCAGACCCTTCATTGTCATGATGATCATAGCCATTATAAATGTCATTCTGGACCCCATATTCATATTCGGATACTTCGGAGTCCCTGCAATGGGAATTAAAGGGGCTGCCTATGCCACCATCCTTTCCCGATTTTTCGGAATGATTGCCACTCTGGGTTTTCTCCATTTTCATGCGGGGCTGGTGGATTTCTCACACCCCCTTCTTAAGGAAATATGGGAATCCTGGGGGCGCATACTCCATGTGGGAATCCCTGCCGCCATGACTCTGCTTCTTCCTCCCCTTACCCGGGGAGTCCTGACAAGTCTGGCAGCATCAGCAGGAGGAGCCGTCGCCGTTGCCGCCCTGGCCGCTGGAAGCAGGATAGAAGGGTTTATTCAGATCTTTATGATGTCCTATTCCATGGCCCTGGTACCTATGATCGGTCAGAACTGGGGCGCCGGAAAAATGGACAGGATTCTTAAGATCCGAAATATATCACTCCGACTGTCCCTGGTTTACGGTGCCGCTTCATTTGCAGTTCTTATGCTTCTGGCACCAGTTCTGGCCGGAATATTCAGCAGCGATCTGGAGGTAATCAGTCATATAGCCTTTTATCTGAGAGTCACAGCCGTCGCCGCGGCAGCCCTCAGTTATATGACATGGATCAACCAGTCTCTCAATGCATCAGGACATCCCCGGGCATCGGCCCGTCTCAATATTTTCGCCTATATCCTGGTTATCATTCCCCTGGCTTTTATCGGTTCCAGAATTGCAGGTTTTAAGGGTATAGTTATCGCCCTCTCCGCCGGACAGTTTATAGGAGCTTTCTGGGCTCACGGAGAAGGGTGCAGAATCTTTAACGAATCAAAACAAATTACCGGGAGTAGTAACGCATGAAGCTTAAATCTTTCTTAAAGCTGGTGGAAATTCAGACAAAAATAGCCAGTATGTTTCCCTTTATATTTGCCACACTTTTCAGCCTGTACCGATACGGAAGTCTGAATCTACAGAACCTCGGCCTGATGTTTGTATCTCTGCTCTTTTTTGATATGACTACAACAACCATTAATAACTATATGGATTACAAAAAGGCAGTGGATCATGATTACAGGGACAACCACAACATAATCGGTATGGATTCAATTCCGGTAAACACCGTGCGGTTCATCATATTTTTTATGCTGGCAATTGCCATGGCTGCTGGAATCCTTCTGACAATCAACACAGGATGGATCGTTCTGATCCTGGGAGTTATCTCATTCTTTTTGGGTATCTTCTACACTTTCGGACCCATCCCCATTTCCCGTATGCCCCTGGGAGAGATCCTTTCAGGTTTTATGATGGGCTTTGTCATTGTCTATATTGCGGTCTATATCCATGCCCCATCCATGGCAGTTATCTCAGTAAAGGAAGCCCAGCTTTTTCTGCGGCTGGATCTGAGAGAAACTATCTCTATCGCCATGATATCGGCACCCTTTGTTTTTATTATCTCAAACCTCATGCTTGCCAATAACATATGTGACCTGGAACAGGATATTAAAAATGACCGTTTCCTCCTCCCCTACTATGTGGGAGTCAAAAACTCTCTGCTGATCTTCCGGCTCTCCTACTACGGGGCCTACCTTTTTATCATTGCCTCTGTCGTATTCCGCATCCTTCCTTATTTCTCACTCCTCTCTCTCTTGAGTTTCCCAATCATTCAGAAACACATCAGAATGTTTGAGGCAAAACAGATCAAAGCAGAAACTTTTGTCCTCTCTGTTAAGAATCTTACTATTCTGAGTGCAGGCTACATCATTGCCCTGGTTCCGGGATTGTTATTCTAATATTCAGGGCGTCCCGCCGGGGGCGGCCAGGCTCTTCAGTGGTTCCGTCCCTGCGGGACTGCCGAAGGCACACTTACGATCCTTGACGCAAACACTTCAAGCTCTAATTTCTCCTCATACCTCTTTTTTACTCCCCTATACCTTGAAATTGAACCTTTTGGCCGATATGCCATTTATCCAAAGACAGTATAATTAAACAGTCTCTAATCACAATTCAGCATATTGTACTGAATCTATATAACCAGAGTATCCACTCAGTTATAGGATAGTACGTTGTGAATTACATTGCAGAATTATTGATGTAGTCCGGTATGGGTTTATATCTCTGGGTTATATGGAACAGGTTAGAAATTAAGTTATATTTATTCAAATTTGAACAAATTCGCATTGATTAATACACCTATAAATATCAGGCAATTTACTGTAAAATAAGAAATATTATAAGAAAAAAGCATCCTTGATGTATTGAACATATAGGAACAGGAGAAACACCATGTCAAGTTCACAACAACGCGCAGAACTACAACGCCAAATCTGGTCTATCGCCAACGATGTCCGAGGCTCGGTAGATGGCTGGGATTTTAAACAATATGTATTGGGAACCCTGTTTTACCGTTTCATTAGTGAAAATTTCTCCAATTATATCGAAGGCGGCGATGATAGTATCAATTATGCAAAACTCACAGATGATGTAATTACAGACGACATAAAAGATGATGCCATCAAAACAAAGGGCTATTTCATCTACCCAAGCCAACTTTTTCAAAATGTATCAGCTAATGCCAATACCAACGAAAATCTGAACACAGACCTGGCAGCAATATTCACCGCCATTGAAAGTTCAGCCAATGGCTACGATTCAGAAAAGGACATAAAAGGTCTATTTGCGGACTTTGACACCACCAGTAACCGGCTAGGAAACACGGTTAAAGACAAAAACAGCCGTTTGGCTGCCGTATTAAAAGGTGTGGCAGGGTTAAATTTGGGCGATTTTGAGAATAACCACATCGACCTTTTCGGTGATGCCTATGAGTTCCTGATCTCAAACTATGCCGCTAATGCCGGAAAATCGGGAGGTGAGTTTTTCACTCCCCAGCATGTCTCAAAGCTGATAGCCCAACTGGCCATGCACAAACAAACCAGTGTAAATAAAATATACGACCCCGCTTGCGGTTCCGGTTCCTTGCTTCTTCAGGCGAAAAAACATTTTGATGCCCACATTATCGAAGAAGGCTTTTTCGGGCAGGAGATCAATCACACCACCTTTAACCTGGCTCGTATGAATATGTTTCTGCACAATATTAATTATGATAAATTCAATATGCAGTTAGGAAACACCTTAACGGAACCCCATTTTCAGGACGATAAACCCTTTGATGCAATAGTTTCCAATCCTCCCTATTCGGTGAAATGGATCGGTTCCGATGATCCGACACTGATAAATGACGAACGTTTTGCTCCGGCAGGTGTACTCGCCCCGAAATCCAAGGCTGATTTTGCTTTTGTTCTCCATGCTTTGAGCTATCTATCCAGCAAGGGCCGGGCTGCCATAGTCTGCTTTCCCGGTATTTTTTACCGTGGTGGCGCAGAACAGAAAATCCGTCAATATCTTGTAGATAATAACTATGTGGAAACAGTGATTTCTCTGGCTCCAAATCTTTTCTACGGAACTACAATCGCCGTGAATATTCTGGTGTTATCTAAACATAAAACCGATACAAAAATCCAGTTTATCGATGCCAGCGGTGAAGACTTCTTTAAAAAAGAGACTAATAACAATGTGCTGACTCCTAAGCATATTCAGAACATTATGGATATGTTTGACCGTAAAGAAGATGTTGATCATGTAGCCAAATCAGTGGACTACGACAAAATTTCTGGCAATGAATACAATTTATCGGTAAGCAGTTATGTGGAAGCCAAAGATACGCGGGAAGTGATTGATATTACTCAGCTTAATGGCGAAATAAAAACCACTGTTTCCAAAATTGATCAGCTCAGGACGGATATTGATGCTATTGTAGCGGAGATTGAAGGGGCAGAGGCATGAGCGAACTGAGTTTTATGGAGAAGCTGCTCGATGGGGTTGAGGTTGAATGGAGACTGCTAGGAGATGAAAGCTTTGTTGAAGTGGCGAATAGAGGGCGTAAGCCTGTCAAAGCATCCTTGCGCATATCTGGAAATACGCCATATTACGGTGCGAACAATATTCAGGATTATGTCGATGGTCATACTCACGATGGCGAGTATGTTCTTATTGCTGAAGACGGATCAGCTAGCCTAGAGAAATATTCAATTCAATATGCAACAGGAAAGTTTTGGGCTAACAATCATGTTCATGTTGTACGCGGAAAATCTGGATTGAACACAAGGTTTCTGTTTCATTATTTAAGCATAGTTAACTTCATTCCACATCTATCAGGTGGTGGTAGAGCAAAGCTGACAAAAGGGAAGATGGTCGAAATCC
Coding sequences within:
- a CDS encoding response regulator transcription factor; its protein translation is MKGKILIVEDEKDIADVMILYLNKEGVQTSWAETGEKALEMLSNGAFDLVVLDINLPGIDGYQTLNELRKYSRAPVIIVSARQEDLDQIMGFGAGADDYVTKPFSPAVLVARIRAHLHRSNVEGEEIDLFRFGSWILDRSHQILSRGEEKQNLSPREMDILLFLSRNRDKAYSQNELYTQIWGNDFGDLSTVSVHIQRLRKKLEDDPSHPLFIKTRYGYGYYFTGGTE
- the menA gene encoding 1,4-dihydroxy-2-naphthoate polyprenyltransferase; this encodes MKLKSFLKLVEIQTKIASMFPFIFATLFSLYRYGSLNLQNLGLMFVSLLFFDMTTTTINNYMDYKKAVDHDYRDNHNIIGMDSIPVNTVRFIIFFMLAIAMAAGILLTINTGWIVLILGVISFFLGIFYTFGPIPISRMPLGEILSGFMMGFVIVYIAVYIHAPSMAVISVKEAQLFLRLDLRETISIAMISAPFVFIISNLMLANNICDLEQDIKNDRFLLPYYVGVKNSLLIFRLSYYGAYLFIIASVVFRILPYFSLLSLLSFPIIQKHIRMFEAKQIKAETFVLSVKNLTILSAGYIIALVPGLLF
- a CDS encoding efflux RND transporter permease subunit: MFLSDISIKRPVMITMVMAALLLFGVIAYLALPLNLMPDAKIPYITITTIYPGASPEQVESQITKKIEDEVATVSLIKSIQSYSLNSASITLLEFDLEKDPDVATQEVKDRIDFIINDLPDAAEAPLVSKVDITASPVMTLVLKGQIESTELNHLAESQVKEKLSRIKGVGSVNIVGGVDREVLVAFDSKTVYENSLNLSQVAGILAYANVDMPGGNFQNESEDYAVSLHGQIQSVEDLAGIMIPGSAGMRKLDQLAVIEPTAQDVKHRVSFFSREGGTAGETVLLSIEKSSEGNPVAISREVVSLLPELQKALPSGVELSIASDDSEFIENTVNDTLGNIILGILFTAAILFFFLHDFRSTLIVAISMPMSIIPTFIILQTMGITINMMSLMGLSTSVGVLVMNSVVVLENIFRHKKMGVDRKTAASKGTSEVVVTIIASTLTNIAVFLPIGTMGGIVGLTLKDFAMTVVVSTIFSLLISFTLTPMLASLLIPDGEQKKGKISRGIESFFSSLERGYARALTAILTNKKRSGVLVGSVLLLFVLAIFSLSRIPFEFTPPMDSGAVRVEVELPQDASLDQTKTLVGEIEDVMVSYEEVDSYTVTLGELSSLDSGTNLTAIDLSLVDAGLRRSSRSVASTLSGDLANISNAVIRVTAVDGFSLMGSYPIDFYLQADDGAVLHTGAEEFYRRLKEIDGLSSINMSLKSGKPEIILQPNRQKVADAGITVQDLALSMRAAIEGLTLTQLKSGTREYDIRVALMDSDVSSFEQIRTIPVSTPAGIYPLSHFAEISMEEGVNKLLRTDKSGSVNFTSGIEEGFVLGDLTVEIENAFEQMDNSELSLKWSGSAEMMKETISAMAFAFGIAILLTYMLLAAVLEKFGQPLLILSTVPLSLIGVAGIFLLTGMTLNMVSMMAIIMLVGMVVNNAILILDYTNQLRREGMNIHDALIKACPVKLQPILMANIATMLGLMPMALGIGKSAAEMRQPMGVVSIGGLLAATLLTLFFIPAVENIVESKKEKADHIKALKDQI
- a CDS encoding efflux RND transporter periplasmic adaptor subunit; translation: MKKMIIGITLISLMILTGCGTNTEIASRSLEELHKEQGIPVESRTLASENFSTYLSFTSTLTGIKESTGSAMLLDTIEHVLVEVGDFVEKDQIILTLPKSNPQANYYQSMAGFNAAEQAFHRIESLYASNGISRQNYDDAKTQYEVQLANWTMVQDMVEVKAPIAGYVTRLAVREADNVSPGQTLFSISNYDSLSSRVWVSDHEIRKINKGQKVSASWEGNTLQGTVTQVDLAQNPDKMAFGVNVLFDNMDHILPSGITAEIDIETSLNPNSIVLHRREILNDNQGMYVFINVDGTAQRVNIQPGLRQGLYYQIAEGLNPEDELITQGLTLLHDNSPIHLLQENESLALIPEN
- a CDS encoding type I restriction-modification system subunit M; amino-acid sequence: MSSSQQRAELQRQIWSIANDVRGSVDGWDFKQYVLGTLFYRFISENFSNYIEGGDDSINYAKLTDDVITDDIKDDAIKTKGYFIYPSQLFQNVSANANTNENLNTDLAAIFTAIESSANGYDSEKDIKGLFADFDTTSNRLGNTVKDKNSRLAAVLKGVAGLNLGDFENNHIDLFGDAYEFLISNYAANAGKSGGEFFTPQHVSKLIAQLAMHKQTSVNKIYDPACGSGSLLLQAKKHFDAHIIEEGFFGQEINHTTFNLARMNMFLHNINYDKFNMQLGNTLTEPHFQDDKPFDAIVSNPPYSVKWIGSDDPTLINDERFAPAGVLAPKSKADFAFVLHALSYLSSKGRAAIVCFPGIFYRGGAEQKIRQYLVDNNYVETVISLAPNLFYGTTIAVNILVLSKHKTDTKIQFIDASGEDFFKKETNNNVLTPKHIQNIMDMFDRKEDVDHVAKSVDYDKISGNEYNLSVSSYVEAKDTREVIDITQLNGEIKTTVSKIDQLRTDIDAIVAEIEGAEA
- a CDS encoding MATE family efflux transporter — its product is MISSQGKRALLTDGPLLKQLLSLTWPNIGGLLGIMIFNLTDTYFVSRMGTEPLAAMGFTFPVVMIIGSAASGISLGAGSVLSRAMGEGNHHLMKRTATDGILLSVILVAFISIAGLLTLDPLFRLMGASGESLTLVKEYMFIWYLGAITITMPPISDSCLRATGDMIRPFIVMMIIAIINVILDPIFIFGYFGVPAMGIKGAAYATILSRFFGMIATLGFLHFHAGLVDFSHPLLKEIWESWGRILHVGIPAAMTLLLPPLTRGVLTSLAASAGGAVAVAALAAGSRIEGFIQIFMMSYSMALVPMIGQNWGAGKMDRILKIRNISLRLSLVYGAASFAVLMLLAPVLAGIFSSDLEVISHIAFYLRVTAVAAAALSYMTWINQSLNASGHPRASARLNIFAYILVIIPLAFIGSRIAGFKGIVIALSAGQFIGAFWAHGEGCRIFNESKQITGSSNA
- a CDS encoding TolC family protein; translation: MKKTATLLLLSILSFSSLQAQGLDLDDYLQLIEKNSKDLYMARLDQDLAANKENQVRAANRPMVQGQAGYNRNFLEIEQPMPAYADGTADSAAIGIYPIAYEPVRYNSDNEFSLSVGVQQNLFDMKITKALKASQKYQDLTGSIYEASRQGILTAGKKVYYQTILLDEVYKVKKSTEDNAYETYLDIKKRYENDLASELEVLQAEVNWQINIPDSSQAARNRDLAMSNLKHLGGIDPDEKLILTGSLSSFPEIPTETELGSILSTRPDYNILINQRELNDINISMVRAEFYPTLAASAGYGWQKHTNDFDLEDGIGALQAGLQLTIPIFYGGSRFSKLEEAKLELDKTRMSILKKQDDVQTEINNLRLLLEESSSRIEVAQTTLKIAKKAYGIMEISSRNGLATQLDLKDALLNLDGAQLNYYKAIYDYLEAYFNYQQAVGEGGLLFP